Proteins from one Candidatus Omnitrophota bacterium genomic window:
- a CDS encoding alpha/beta fold hydrolase, giving the protein MRKIYLTVLIVFAVSVFLFFVSFVYLDKHNHKAFFYSITLDGKYNGTIKVDRFVTEEKRIYKSTAVMPFRELFTEARSRIDLDSKYNLEYYQKELFVKGGGAPAAIVCTQQRNNLVSFLSRYGSRFTCIDGISVRKGTFVFEEDSPVTYLPIIENYVFNVGWSQGFNSIIYLPDPKSPPIKRFVTLTSIASEYVKIGRKKIATDKMLLKIKGLPQGSIWVAKSDRSLVAVELPSLGLKIMRSFEPGEMMPKERRGVATEYISQDVVFYGKSGPLSGTLTTPIGGGKNPAVLLIWGAGPQDRDYQGFFASISDYLSRNGYAVLRFDKKGVGASAGDILSETQDGELEDVVAAYKFLKEQNSVDPLQISLLAHSEGAFNAMRLSSTNPEVKSIILMAPVINTAAGEAETILIDKAARDKWDDSRLKMALQAVKDTRQRANKTKRDWGYVLGKKCYLKDVRQDGALKSVELLEKISAPVLILYGKDDSDIPAKYTQRLDKFISEHGMMKRTVVYCGYLGHFFGMLSNDGYSRMCYEVDKEVLGKIKVWLDS; this is encoded by the coding sequence GTGAGAAAGATATATTTAACCGTACTCATAGTTTTTGCGGTAAGCGTTTTTTTATTCTTCGTCTCGTTTGTCTATCTTGATAAGCACAACCACAAAGCTTTCTTTTACAGTATAACGCTTGATGGAAAATACAATGGTACGATAAAGGTAGATAGATTCGTTACAGAAGAAAAGCGCATCTATAAATCTACGGCGGTCATGCCGTTCCGGGAGTTATTTACCGAGGCGCGGTCAAGGATAGATCTGGACAGTAAATACAATCTCGAGTATTACCAGAAGGAGCTATTTGTAAAAGGCGGAGGCGCGCCCGCCGCGATAGTGTGTACTCAACAGCGGAATAATCTTGTTTCTTTTTTGTCGCGCTATGGGTCGCGTTTCACATGCATTGACGGTATTTCGGTAAGAAAAGGAACCTTTGTATTTGAAGAAGATTCGCCGGTTACATACTTGCCGATAATCGAGAACTATGTTTTTAACGTAGGGTGGTCCCAGGGATTCAACTCCATAATTTACCTGCCCGATCCAAAGTCGCCTCCTATCAAGCGGTTCGTAACCCTGACATCTATAGCGAGCGAATATGTAAAAATCGGACGCAAGAAGATCGCGACCGATAAGATGCTTTTAAAAATAAAAGGTTTGCCGCAGGGCAGTATCTGGGTCGCAAAATCGGACAGAAGCCTTGTCGCGGTAGAATTGCCTTCGCTGGGGTTGAAGATAATGCGTAGTTTTGAACCGGGCGAAATGATGCCGAAGGAGCGACGCGGCGTTGCGACTGAATATATTTCGCAGGATGTCGTATTTTACGGGAAATCGGGACCTCTTTCGGGGACGCTCACCACACCTATCGGCGGCGGGAAAAATCCGGCAGTGTTGCTTATATGGGGCGCGGGGCCGCAGGATCGGGATTATCAGGGTTTCTTTGCCTCGATATCTGACTACCTTTCCCGGAACGGTTATGCTGTGTTGAGGTTTGATAAGAAAGGTGTTGGCGCGAGCGCGGGCGACATTCTATCCGAAACTCAGGATGGCGAGCTCGAAGACGTTGTCGCCGCGTATAAATTTCTAAAAGAACAGAATAGCGTGGATCCTCTGCAGATATCGCTTCTGGCTCATTCCGAAGGGGCATTCAACGCTATGCGGCTATCATCGACAAATCCTGAAGTGAAGAGCATCATCCTTATGGCTCCGGTAATAAATACTGCGGCTGGAGAGGCTGAAACCATATTGATCGATAAGGCCGCCCGGGATAAATGGGACGATTCCCGCCTAAAGATGGCATTGCAGGCGGTCAAAGATACAAGGCAAAGAGCCAATAAAACGAAACGCGACTGGGGGTATGTGCTGGGCAAGAAGTGTTATCTTAAAGATGTTCGTCAGGACGGGGCCCTGAAGTCGGTTGAGTTATTGGAAAAAATTTCAGCGCCTGTACTAATACTATACGGGAAAGATGACTCGGATATCCCGGCTAAATATACCCAACGGCTCGATAAATTCATCTCCGAACACGGTATGATGAAGCGGACCGTCGTGTATTGCGGCTATTTAGGCCATTTTTTCGGTATGCTGTCCAATGATGGCTATTCCAGGATGTGTTATGAGGTAGATAAAGAGGTTCTTGGTAAGATAAAAGTATGGCTTGATTCATAA
- a CDS encoding DUF4416 family protein: protein MGHPRQPAKVKLIVGLLYSDTEKYRAAKSALIKLFGNTDLESGPITFNHTSYYTAEMGPELTRRFLSFERPVKLEGIYAVKLKTNRLENRYAKNNRRTINIDPGYLDMAKLVLFSTKDYTHRIHLSKGIFAEVTLFYKDNRFNILPWTYPDYQTVEYLDIFNSMRNLYKESLKRGARSA, encoded by the coding sequence ATGGGCCATCCCAGGCAACCTGCCAAGGTTAAGCTTATCGTGGGATTACTCTACAGCGACACGGAAAAATATCGTGCCGCAAAGAGCGCCCTTATAAAACTTTTCGGAAATACGGATCTTGAGAGCGGCCCGATCACTTTTAACCATACCTCATATTATACGGCGGAGATGGGGCCGGAGTTGACGCGAAGATTTTTATCTTTTGAACGACCCGTAAAATTGGAAGGCATATACGCCGTTAAGCTTAAAACTAACCGGCTCGAAAACCGTTACGCTAAAAATAACCGTAGAACCATAAACATAGATCCGGGTTATCTCGATATGGCGAAGCTGGTGCTTTTCTCCACAAAAGATTACACGCATAGGATACATCTGAGCAAAGGCATATTCGCAGAGGTTACGCTTTTTTACAAGGACAACCGGTTTAATATACTCCCGTGGACTTATCCGGACTACCAAACCGTGGAGTATCTCGACATATTTAACTCCATGCGAAATTTGTATAAAGAGTCGCTAAAACGTGGAGCGCGAAGCGCGTGA
- a CDS encoding PilZ domain-containing protein: protein MLIFVELLIVSLLVSVLVMILKQDGFSVRNRFRKAQADGCWGGKDRRQYPRFAESLQVDYSVATKAALKKLTGRTMDVSAGGIKMLLDEKLSPGSFLDLRILLPNPGHTVEMVGEVVWTEDAPDVEKDSGKRLFYSGIKFSSIQEPSSEYLNNHIRSISPGSEI from the coding sequence GTGTTAATATTTGTAGAGCTTCTTATCGTATCTCTCCTCGTATCCGTGCTGGTCATGATATTGAAACAGGACGGATTTTCCGTCAGGAACCGTTTTCGCAAGGCACAAGCTGATGGGTGCTGGGGCGGCAAGGATCGCAGGCAATACCCGCGCTTTGCAGAATCTTTGCAGGTAGACTATTCGGTGGCTACGAAAGCCGCACTTAAAAAACTGACCGGACGCACCATGGATGTTTCGGCCGGCGGGATAAAGATGCTTCTCGATGAGAAGCTGTCTCCCGGTAGTTTTCTGGACCTCAGGATATTACTGCCTAACCCTGGCCACACAGTAGAGATGGTCGGTGAGGTAGTATGGACCGAGGATGCCCCCGACGTAGAAAAGGATTCCGGAAAACGCCTTTTTTATTCGGGCATAAAATTCTCTTCAATACAAGAACCCTCGAGCGAATATCTAAATAATCACATCCGTTCGATATCTCCGGGTAGCGAGATTTAG
- a CDS encoding PilZ domain-containing protein: MVATERRMFPRVRDEGLSLKLKSDDFDTVTHTLDISASGIYCKIDREIPLMSRVRVKLMVPDCEKPDKPSRELDVDGVIVREHPVIVGGIIKHYDAAIFFDSLLPKHREIIQNYISGKKKGNEAC, translated from the coding sequence ATGGTTGCTACAGAGCGCAGGATGTTTCCACGTGTCAGGGATGAGGGGTTGTCGTTAAAGCTTAAGTCTGATGATTTCGATACAGTAACGCATACGCTTGATATAAGCGCGTCCGGAATATATTGTAAAATAGATCGCGAGATACCGCTTATGTCCCGCGTTAGGGTTAAACTCATGGTGCCGGATTGCGAAAAGCCGGACAAGCCGTCCCGGGAACTTGATGTGGACGGGGTAATAGTCCGCGAGCATCCAGTTATAGTCGGCGGCATCATAAAACATTATGACGCGGCGATATTTTTTGACAGTCTTTTGCCGAAACATAGAGAGATAATCCAGAACTACATATCCGGCAAAAAGAAAGGAAACGAGGCGTGTTAA
- a CDS encoding DUF523 domain-containing protein, translating into MSRKFLVSACLVGFNCKYNAGNNLVPAIRKHFRRGDCIPVCPELVGGLAVPRPRIEISGGDGISVFRNKARIVNVSGRDVTRQCINGTAYSLCLALRYGVRHAVLKKNSPCCGKGRIFDGTFNGRVIRGNGLLTCALLTHGIKVSSL; encoded by the coding sequence ATGTCGCGAAAATTTTTGGTTAGCGCATGCCTTGTGGGTTTTAACTGCAAATACAACGCGGGCAATAATCTTGTTCCCGCGATCCGCAAACATTTCCGGAGGGGTGACTGTATCCCCGTATGCCCGGAGCTCGTGGGCGGCCTTGCGGTTCCAAGGCCCCGTATCGAGATCTCCGGCGGCGATGGGATAAGCGTGTTCCGGAATAAAGCCAGGATAGTGAATGTCTCGGGTAGGGATGTAACGCGGCAGTGCATAAATGGCACTGCCTATTCTTTATGCCTGGCCCTCAGATACGGGGTAAGGCATGCCGTTCTAAAGAAGAACAGTCCATGTTGCGGTAAAGGACGTATTTTCGACGGCACTTTCAATGGCAGGGTTATAAGAGGTAACGGTCTTTTGACGTGCGCACTATTAACTCACGGTATAAAAGTGTCCTCGCTCTGA
- a CDS encoding PilZ domain-containing protein has translation MTERRRFLRFDTAINALCDIMSDRSKASCRVKNLSKEGALIISDKRLKEGAELNLTMDVPGDNVPIFASCEVAWQKGPIGESSYETGLRFKKIDGQDKGRLLEYIYTQWLKLLDKK, from the coding sequence GTGACGGAGAGAAGACGGTTTTTACGATTTGATACCGCGATCAACGCGCTCTGTGATATTATGAGCGATAGATCAAAGGCCTCATGCAGGGTGAAGAACCTGTCGAAAGAAGGCGCGCTTATCATCTCGGATAAAAGGTTAAAGGAAGGCGCGGAGCTTAATTTGACGATGGATGTTCCCGGCGATAACGTTCCTATCTTCGCCTCATGCGAAGTGGCCTGGCAAAAAGGGCCGATAGGTGAAAGTTCTTATGAGACAGGTTTAAGGTTTAAGAAGATCGACGGTCAGGATAAAGGAAGATTGCTGGAATATATATATACGCAGTGGCTTAAACTGCTTGACAAGAAATAA
- a CDS encoding exosortase system-associated protein, TIGR04073 family, translating to MKNLLKGIIICVAVLMLVNIATASYAQDMGKKLYRGVANIVTGWIELPKNIYDTSVEDNPLSGITIGLAKGVGMTIVRTGAGVYETVTFPFPIPEGYTPVLEPEYVFAKGK from the coding sequence ATGAAGAACTTACTAAAGGGTATTATTATATGTGTTGCTGTATTAATGTTAGTGAATATAGCAACAGCGAGCTATGCTCAGGATATGGGCAAAAAGCTCTACAGAGGAGTTGCCAATATAGTCACAGGGTGGATTGAGCTTCCTAAGAACATATACGACACCAGTGTTGAAGATAATCCTCTCTCTGGCATTACTATCGGATTAGCAAAAGGCGTTGGGATGACCATCGTGAGGACAGGCGCTGGCGTTTATGAGACAGTGACTTTCCCATTCCCGATACCGGAAGGCTATACACCGGTGTTAGAGCCAGAATACGTGTTTGCTAAAGGCAAATAG
- a CDS encoding PilZ domain-containing protein, whose translation MWDGINRRKFPRANYKCLISIKKRLTAKTLSTQTENIGAGGICVLLKEDLGLFQGVDIELYIDQSRPPIKSGGTVVWVVKKSSSKSNAALYDTGIEFIDIRPEDRERVSELVEQILDKARK comes from the coding sequence ATGTGGGACGGAATAAATAGGCGAAAGTTTCCCAGAGCGAATTATAAGTGCCTTATTAGCATAAAGAAGAGGCTGACAGCGAAGACTTTGTCGACTCAAACCGAGAATATCGGGGCGGGCGGTATATGCGTATTACTTAAAGAAGACTTAGGCTTGTTCCAGGGTGTCGATATCGAGCTCTATATAGACCAGAGCAGGCCTCCGATAAAAAGCGGCGGTACTGTAGTGTGGGTTGTTAAGAAGTCCTCATCGAAAAGTAATGCCGCGCTTTATGATACCGGCATAGAATTCATAGACATACGACCGGAAGACAGAGAACGGGTGTCCGAGCTCGTGGAGCAGATACTCGATAAAGCAAGAAAATAA
- a CDS encoding AAA family ATPase, with protein sequence MYREFFGLKERPFNVTSDPNFLFFSRVHKEAFSHILYGIKERKGFLEITGEVGAGKTTLCRAVLNQFDANTKSAFIFNSNLPELQLLQCILEDFGMIVVQKNKVSMLRQLNNFLLEELAKKNNVILVIDEAQNLKLSALEEIRMLSNLETNTEKLFQIMLVGQPELKEKINSPRLKQLKQRIAVRFHISALQKDEVEKYIYHRLTVAGSKGDIRFTDEAMDFIYRFTGGIPRIINMLCDKSLLAAYVSETREITLPVVEKSAQELEGTVR encoded by the coding sequence ATGTACAGAGAATTTTTCGGCCTTAAGGAACGCCCTTTCAATGTAACCAGCGACCCGAACTTCCTATTCTTCAGCCGCGTGCACAAAGAAGCATTCTCGCATATTTTATACGGCATAAAAGAGCGCAAAGGATTTCTCGAGATAACCGGCGAAGTGGGTGCCGGTAAAACAACACTCTGCAGGGCGGTATTAAACCAGTTTGACGCAAATACCAAGAGCGCTTTCATCTTCAACTCCAACCTTCCGGAGCTCCAGCTTTTGCAATGCATTCTCGAGGATTTCGGAATGATCGTCGTTCAGAAGAACAAAGTTTCAATGTTGCGGCAGTTGAACAATTTCCTGCTCGAAGAACTTGCTAAAAAAAATAACGTCATACTCGTGATCGATGAGGCGCAGAATCTTAAGCTCTCCGCGCTGGAAGAAATACGAATGCTGTCCAACCTGGAAACAAACACGGAGAAACTTTTTCAGATAATGCTCGTCGGGCAACCGGAACTCAAAGAAAAGATAAACTCGCCGCGTCTAAAACAATTAAAACAACGCATAGCGGTAAGGTTCCATATATCCGCGCTCCAGAAAGATGAAGTCGAAAAGTATATATACCATAGGCTGACGGTCGCCGGATCGAAGGGCGATATACGCTTTACGGACGAGGCTATGGATTTCATATATAGATTTACAGGCGGCATACCGCGTATAATAAATATGCTGTGCGACAAATCGCTACTCGCCGCATATGTTTCGGAGACACGAGAGATAACATTGCCTGTAGTGGAAAAGAGCGCACAGGAACTGGAGGGTACGGTAAGATGA
- a CDS encoding thioesterase family protein produces the protein MRSFETDIRVRYQETDNMGVVYYGNYFTWFEVARTEYFRSMGLVYREMETKGIYFMVASASCQYKSPVRYDDMVKIRTWVSDIKSSSMKFEYSLHVGDKLTATGESVHVFTNEAGRPVRIPEEVKKLF, from the coding sequence ATGCGATCATTCGAAACGGATATTCGTGTCAGGTATCAGGAAACCGATAATATGGGCGTCGTCTACTACGGCAACTATTTTACATGGTTCGAAGTCGCCCGGACCGAATATTTCCGCTCGATGGGTCTGGTCTATCGCGAGATGGAGACTAAGGGTATCTATTTTATGGTAGCGTCCGCGAGTTGCCAGTATAAATCACCCGTGCGTTATGATGATATGGTAAAGATACGGACATGGGTTAGTGATATTAAAAGTTCCAGCATGAAATTTGAATACAGCCTGCATGTAGGAGACAAGCTGACGGCTACCGGAGAATCGGTGCATGTTTTTACAAATGAAGCCGGCCGCCCGGTAAGGATACCGGAAGAAGTGAAGAAATTATTTTAA
- a CDS encoding GNAT family N-acetyltransferase has protein sequence MNNALRNFRETDAEGVRNLILNILSKEYPFDKSAYSDSDLYKIRETYGGKRETFFVIEEGGDIVGTAGIKEDSPSEALLRRLFVDSKHRKKGYGSMLLNKAVDFCKDKGYKKIYFRCTDRMAEAMSLCVKKGFKETETLALGGFNIHKLELAL, from the coding sequence ATGAATAATGCTCTAAGGAATTTTCGCGAAACGGATGCCGAAGGCGTCAGAAATCTCATTTTGAATATTCTCTCCAAGGAGTATCCGTTCGATAAGTCGGCGTATTCCGATAGCGATCTTTATAAGATAAGAGAAACGTATGGCGGCAAGAGAGAGACGTTTTTTGTCATCGAAGAAGGCGGTGATATCGTAGGTACTGCTGGAATTAAGGAAGACAGCCCGTCCGAAGCGCTTCTCAGGCGGCTCTTCGTGGACTCAAAGCACAGGAAAAAAGGTTACGGTTCGATGCTTCTTAATAAGGCGGTGGATTTTTGTAAAGATAAAGGCTACAAAAAAATATACTTTCGCTGTACCGACAGGATGGCCGAAGCTATGAGTCTTTGTGTGAAGAAAGGTTTTAAAGAGACCGAAACACTCGCTCTCGGCGGATTCAATATACACAAGCTGGAGTTGGCCCTTTAA
- the aroB gene encoding 3-dehydroquinate synthase, producing the protein MKKVRVRLKGRPYDIVIGHGLLGKTGQFLKKLDLGKDAVVITNNRLLKLYGGALSSGLKRSGFKPAFITVPDSEKAKSIAVAASVLSRIAAHDKYKNIFLIAMGGGVVGDLTGFVASIYKRGIPYIQIPTTLLAQVDSSIGGKTAIDLPAAKNLVGAFYQPKIVISDVSVLTSLPKRRMISAMAEIIKYGVIKDSKLFGYLEKNYSNILNGNVKALESVIARSSAIKAGVVEKDEFDNKGVRATLNYGHTIGHAVEAASAYSGLYDHGESVAIGMAAAVVVSLNLKLIKPSDARRILSLIAKCGLPLDVKSIKLTKIREALSHDKKFIHGINRFILPAAIGKVRIVEDVPERIVKDAILAHLK; encoded by the coding sequence TTGAAGAAGGTACGCGTACGGCTTAAGGGCAGGCCCTACGATATTGTGATAGGGCATGGCCTTTTAGGGAAAACAGGGCAATTTTTAAAAAAGCTCGACCTTGGTAAAGATGCCGTCGTCATTACGAACAACCGTCTCCTCAAACTTTACGGCGGGGCGCTATCGTCTGGGCTTAAGAGAAGCGGCTTTAAACCCGCTTTTATAACGGTCCCGGATTCGGAAAAGGCGAAGTCGATCGCCGTTGCGGCATCTGTATTGAGCAGGATTGCCGCCCACGATAAATATAAAAATATATTCCTGATAGCAATGGGCGGTGGCGTGGTAGGTGACCTTACGGGATTCGTCGCTTCGATCTACAAGCGCGGTATTCCGTATATCCAGATACCGACCACACTTCTCGCCCAGGTCGATTCTTCCATAGGGGGGAAGACCGCCATAGACCTGCCGGCGGCCAAGAACCTCGTGGGTGCTTTTTACCAGCCCAAGATAGTCATCTCTGACGTATCTGTTTTAACGTCTCTGCCAAAACGCCGCATGATAAGCGCGATGGCGGAGATAATAAAATACGGCGTTATCAAAGACAGTAAACTCTTCGGCTACCTCGAGAAAAATTATTCCAACATATTGAACGGGAATGTGAAAGCGCTGGAATCTGTGATTGCGCGTTCAAGCGCCATTAAGGCCGGTGTCGTGGAAAAGGACGAGTTTGATAATAAAGGCGTGAGAGCAACGCTTAATTATGGTCACACGATAGGACATGCCGTAGAGGCCGCTTCCGCTTATTCGGGGCTATACGACCACGGCGAATCCGTTGCCATAGGCATGGCCGCGGCGGTTGTGGTATCTCTTAATCTCAAACTTATAAAGCCGTCGGATGCTCGACGCATTCTTTCGCTTATTGCTAAGTGCGGTTTGCCGCTTGACGTGAAAAGTATTAAACTCACAAAGATTCGCGAGGCGTTGTCGCATGACAAAAAGTTTATACACGGCATCAACCGTTTTATATTACCGGCCGCGATCGGTAAAGTAAGAATAGTAGAAGATGTACCGGAACGTATAGTAAAAGACGCCATACTGGCGCATCTTAAATAA
- a CDS encoding small basic protein: protein MSQHPSLRSSDKGKQHRSVLKRYEKMKILKDKEKWSDKDSVFGLAKVKIVKFKVKKEKAAAAEGTEAAPAAPVKAATAAPAAKGAAKAAPAAGKKEAK, encoded by the coding sequence ATGTCTCAACATCCGAGTCTCCGTTCATCGGACAAGGGTAAGCAACACAGATCAGTGCTTAAACGGTATGAGAAGATGAAAATCCTGAAAGATAAAGAGAAGTGGTCCGACAAGGATTCTGTGTTCGGGCTCGCTAAGGTTAAAATTGTCAAATTCAAGGTAAAGAAAGAGAAGGCGGCGGCGGCCGAAGGCACAGAAGCGGCACCGGCGGCACCGGTAAAGGCGGCTACTGCGGCACCGGCGGCCAAGGGCGCGGCGAAAGCGGCACCGGCGGCGGGCAAGAAGGAAGCGAAATAA
- a CDS encoding SPOR domain-containing protein: MDEEKYQKELFEFEKPKRFFPRLSNLFPKADFERNVILTLTLDRAVFIAIGIIMAMVVVYAMGVEKGKQLPVEAVQQAVGAIMVPAKSAPTVPSATMPAKLAPVPAVKALPAARILQAVKAQPAARIPAPVKTTPYTIVAVTLARKDTALREAEKLKGQGYNVYIVRSGAYFQVCVGAYADKTTAQSQKDLTNIRRLYKDAYLKSRG; the protein is encoded by the coding sequence ATGGACGAAGAAAAATACCAAAAAGAGTTATTTGAGTTCGAAAAGCCAAAACGTTTTTTCCCGAGATTGTCCAATTTATTCCCAAAGGCCGATTTCGAAAGAAACGTTATCCTTACATTAACATTGGATAGGGCGGTGTTTATCGCCATCGGTATTATCATGGCCATGGTTGTAGTTTATGCCATGGGAGTTGAAAAGGGGAAACAGTTGCCGGTCGAGGCTGTGCAACAGGCGGTTGGCGCGATCATGGTACCCGCAAAGAGTGCGCCCACTGTCCCGTCGGCAACGATGCCCGCGAAACTCGCGCCTGTTCCCGCGGTCAAAGCATTGCCGGCCGCGCGAATATTGCAAGCGGTTAAGGCTCAGCCCGCGGCCAGGATACCTGCCCCCGTAAAGACGACGCCATACACGATAGTGGCTGTTACGCTCGCCCGTAAAGATACTGCCCTTCGGGAAGCGGAGAAATTGAAGGGGCAGGGGTATAATGTGTATATAGTCCGGAGTGGGGCTTATTTTCAAGTGTGCGTCGGCGCATACGCAGATAAAACAACTGCGCAGAGCCAGAAGGACCTGACGAATATCAGGCGATTGTATAAAGACGCTTATTTAAAATCACGCGGTTAA